A genomic region of Colletotrichum destructivum chromosome 5, complete sequence contains the following coding sequences:
- a CDS encoding Putative acetyl-coenzyme A carboxyltransferase, ClpP/crotonase-like domain superfamily: MSFSRSSKDVLLLSLQLTRPGFRAPRLPRSARTVATFTPPHQANAISRIQTNVDPTSEEFKENERHMGEVMKKMQDLTRKVHLGGSAKAREKHLARKKMLPRDRVTALIDPGTTFLELSPLAAHELYPEADVPAGGIITGVGVVEGVTCVIVANDSTVKGGTYYPITVKKHLRAQAVAQENKLPCIYMVDSGGANLPHQADVFPDRDHFGRIFYNQARMSSMGIPQISVVMGPCTAGGAYVPAMSDESIIVENQGHIFLAGPPLVKAATGEVISAEELGGGKMHSSVSGVTDYLAVDDAHAITLARRSISNLNWPTKSPSTAAPVQNYAEPLYSPDELLGIASTNLRKPLPIKEVIARIVDGSEFSEFKRDFGTTLVTGFAHIHGYKVGIVANDGILFAESSVKGAHFIELCAQRGIPLVFLQNISGFMVGSAAERGGIAKHGAKLVTAVACADVPKFTVVVGGSYGAGNYGMCGRAYSPRFLWMWPNSRIGVMGGEQLAAVMETVGKADPELKERIERESDATYSSARLWDDGIIPPQHTRQYLGLGLRAAMSGRNEVKAGDTKFGVFRM, encoded by the exons ATGTCTTTCTCACGGTCGTCGAAGGATGTCTTGCTCCTGTCGCTTCAATTGACACGGCCGGGATTCAGAGCACCCCGCCTCCCGCGTTCCGCCCGCACCGTTGCAACCTTTACGCCGCCGCACCAAGCCAACGCCATCTCCCGAATCCAGACCAATGTTGACCCAACGTCCGAGGAGTTTAAGGAGAACGAGCGGCACATGGGCGAGGTCATGAAGAAGATGCAGGACCTGACACGAAAGGTACACCTCGGGGGCTCGGCCAAGGCGAGGGAAAAGCATCTTGCAAGGAAGAAGATGCTGCCGCGCGATCGAGTCACCGCGTTGATCGACCCCGGCACGACCTTTTTGGAGCTTTCACCTCTGGCCGCTCATGAGTTATACCCGGAGGCTGACGTTCCCGCGGGAGGCATCATCACCGGCGTCGGTGTTGTCGAGGGCGTAACGTGTGTGATCGTTGCCAACGACAGCACAGTTAAGGGCGGAACCTACTATCCCATTACGGTCAAGAAGCATTTGAGGGCACAAGCTGTGGCCCAGGAGAACAAGCTGCC CTGCATCTACATGGTTGACAGTGGCGGTGCCAACCTTCCCCATCAAGCCGACGTGTTCCCGGATCGTGATCATTTCGGACGCATCTTCTACAACCAGGCAAGGATGAGCTCCATGGGGATTCCCCAGATTTCGGTGGTTATGGGTCCGTGCACTGCGGGTGGTGCCTACGTCCCCGCAATGAGTGACGAGAGCATCATTGTTGAGAACCAGGGCCATATTTTCCTTGCCGGCCCGCCATTGGTGAAGGCTGCTACCGGCGAGGTGATTAGTGCTGAAGAgttgggcggcggcaagatgCACTCTTCCGTTTCGGGCGTGACGGACTACTTGGCAGTCGACGACGCTCATGCTATTACTCTTGCCAGGCGGAGCATCAGCAACCTGAACTGGCCTACGAAGTCACCTTCAACAGCAGCGCCTGTGCAGAACTACGCGGAGCCTCTTTACTCACcggacgagctcctcggcatTGCCAGCACGAATCTGCGGAAGCCACTCCCCATCAAGGAGGTCATTGCTCGCATCGTTGACGGGTCCGAGTTCTCAGAGTTCAAGCGTGACTTCGGTACAACCCTGGTCACTGGATTTGCCCACATCCATGGCTACAAGGTTGGCATCGTCGCCAATGATGGCATCTTGTTTGCCGAATCCTCCGTGAAGGGCGCTCATTTCATTGAGCTTTGCGCCCAGCGGGGTATCCCATTGGTGTTCCTCCAGAACATCTCAGGCTTCATGGTTGGTTCCGCCGCTGAGCGTGGTGGCATCGCCAAACACGGCGCGAAGCTTGTCACTGCTGTTGCTTGTGCCGATGTTCCCAAGTTTActgttgttgtcggcggTAGCTATGGCGCTGGCAACTATGGCATGTGCGGTCGAGCCTATAGCCCCCGTTTCCTGTGGATGTGGCCAAACTCGCGCATAGGTGTCATGGGCGGCGAGCAGCTGGCTGCAGTGATGGAAACTGTCGGCAAGGCCGACCCTGAGCTGAAGGAGAGGATAGAGCGGGAAAGCGACGCAACTTATTCGTCGGCTAGATTATGG GACGACGGCATAATCCCCCCTCAGCATACCCGACAATACTTGGGCTTGGGACTGAGAGCGGCAATGTCAGGTCGGAATGAGGTCAAGGCTGGTGATACCAAGTTTGGGGTTTTCAGAATGTAA
- a CDS encoding Putative acyl-CoA dehydrogenase, acyl-CoA oxidase/dehydrogenase, middle domain-containing protein, with the protein MSSVRAFRSLARPARQLRPLAAPALQTRHHSSKHPKGFEAPSQADLTELRERVQDFTRREITEEVAANTDKSNAFPNEMWQKLGEAGFLGMTADEDVGGLAMGYQAHCVVMEEISRASGSIGLSYAAHSQLCVNQLQLNGSPEQKQKYLPGLIAGTSVGALAMSESGAGSDVVSMRTTATAVDGGYVLNGSKMWITNGPDADLIVVYAKTEPDKGSKGVTAFIVETKTKGFSCARKLDKMGMRGSNTGELNFDSVFVPQENVLGKINGGVRVLMEGLDLERLVLSAGPLGIMQAALDVALPFTHQRKQFGIPIAQNQFIQGKLADMYTKLQASRAYTYATAKAVDEEGSIRTQDCAGAILYAAERATECTLDSIQLLGGMGYVEEMPASRLLRDAKLYEIGAGTSEIRRMVIGRAFNKEYAHLA; encoded by the exons ATGTCAAGCGTTCGGGCGTTCAGATCGTTGGCGCGACCGGCGCGTCAATTGCGACCCCTTGCGGCCCCCGCCCTCCAGACCCGACACCACTCTTCCAAGCATCCCAAGGGATTTGAGGCGCCGTCACAAGCCGACCTTACCGAGCTGCGCGAGCGCGTGCAGGACTTTACAAGGCGCGAGATCACGGAGGAGGTCGCTGCGAACACGGACAAGAGCAATGCGTTCCCCAATGAGATGTGGCAAAAGCTCGGCGAGGCTGGGTTCCTAGGTATGACAGCTGACGAAGACGTCGGTGGTCTGGCCATGGGTTACCAGGCGCACTGTGTCGTCATGGAGGAGATCTCGCGTGCCTCTGGCTCAATTGGTCTCAGCTATGCCGCGCATTCCCAACTGTGTGTCAACCAGCTCCAGCTCAACGGTTCTCCGGAACAGAAGCAGAAGTACCTCCCCGGGCTGATTGCCGGCACGAGCGTCGGTGCGCTGGCAATGTCCGAGTCCGGGGCCGGCAGCGATGTCGTGAGcatgaggacgacggcgacagccgtcgacggcggctaCGTCCTGAACGGCTCCAAGATGTGGATCACCAACGGCCCGGATGCcgacctcatcgtcgtctaCGCCAAGACGGAGCCCGACAAAGGCTCCAAGGGCGTCACGGCATTCATCGTCGAGACGAAGACCAAGGGCTTCAGCTGCGCGAGAAAGCTGGACAAGATGGGCATGCGAGGCAGCAATACCGGCGAGCTCAACTTTGATTCCGTATTTGTGCCCCAGGAGAACGTCCTTGGCAAGATCAACGGTGGTGTGCGGGTGTTGATGGAGGGGCTGGACCTCGAACGTCTCGTCCTCAGCGCTGGGCCGCTGGGCATCATGCAAGCTGCGCTGGACGTGGCTTTGCCATTCACCCACCAGCGGAAGCAATTTGGCATCCCCATCGCCCAGAACCAATTTATCCAGGGCAAGCTGGCGGACATGTATACGAAGCTCCAGGCGTCTCGTGCCTACACCTACGCTACAGCCAAGGCTGTCGATGAGGAGGGGTCGATCCGGACACAGGACTGCGCCGGTGCCATCCTGTATGCTGCCGAAAGGGCGACAGAGTGCACCCTGGACAGCATTCAGCTTCTCGGTGGCATGGGATACGTGGAAGAGATGCCCGCTTCCAGACTTttgagaga CGCAAAACTTTACGAAATTGGGGCCGGCACGTCGGAAATCCGGAGAATGGTTATTGGAAGGGCGTTCAACAAGGAATATGCGCATCTTGCATGA
- a CDS encoding Putative regulatory associated protein of TOR has protein sequence MTAAPVQDHPHPRPSPANHLRQPSASKPSPSTSQPRNYASISRRTNSTALLGVNGSPSNMPLMQGPDGSSAFADATAQPSPFGGPPPLALQRSTSHDDGASRRPSSAPGNKHNISAGFSTGEQSDSDGPKRPSMKPLLMRSKSEYGVNRSEEVDHSEEDIPHWGARHGFDEYHESPEILAQIANNWYMYWTDKRHETTGKPKATFHQLQDWRMRDRLKTVSAALAVCLNISVEPPDQLKTNPGAKLEAWTDPTTPPPQKALENIGKALQAQYETLAIRTRYKQYLDPSVEETKKFCQSLRRNAKDERVLLHYNGHGVPKPTASGEIWVFNKNYTQYIPVSLYDLQQWLHAPTIYVWDCSEAGNILNNYHRFVEKHEQEEDEAAARDPNYEKTVFQPYIHLAACGVKENLPTNPLLPADLFTACLTTPIEMALWFFVLQNPLKTNLTPERAKKLPGRLQERRTPLGELNWIFTAITDTIAWTTLPRHLFRKFFRQDLMVAALFRNFLLAQRIMSVYGCHPQSFPELPQTRQHPLWASWDLAVDMALAQLPMLERKENEGIDYEYQNSTFFTEQLTAFDVYLTRGDAMSQRPPEQLPVVLQVLLSQQHRVRALILLGRFLDLGPWAVQLALSIGIFPYVLKLLQSAAAELKPVMIFIWTRILAVDISCQQDLIKDSGYNYFAQILKLSESLPVVNEAEHKAMCAFILSMLCKDYKPGQHVCNQTDIMTNCLLHLQNHENPLLRQWSCLCISQLWQELPEAKWRGIRENAPAKLSFMTKDPVPEVRAAMIYAMTTFLGIIDLTDEVARIEESIAWTLLDMANDGSPMVRREFLVFLSRFILRFESKFIVAAYEQLQEEREYLLFPPGQDGMDHKMGLHYARRENRNADGTIKPTVHGFAHNTVFSACWKHALMLNVDPHPEVQRDATMIVDYVHQAVMASPVGEHAQLLIDDIRRRAKRASTKSHLNLSQRSNAIGVSNSLATPPLPSPGLLRRTASLLFQLPLFGNDARADANEKPNYASPAPSPGLHRVGSQKIKAPELAEAPPEQSDPTAIHANYHVAREPVSAGFEDRKPGEAPSLPLQSTFLEWSIEYFCEPQMKPSESDEPGSTEYNERLWRRSRNDYILTETQPLKQYAGSHKWNNQLGIINNGSQPAKLTFHQFEDQLAVADDGNTVCVWDCKKHARLSKFSNGNPEGSRISDMKFINEDDQAFLMTGSSDGVIRIYQNYDSDKSISLASSWRALTHMVPSNVNSGMVFDWQQSLGRVLVAGDVRVIRVWSAGSETCIIDIPARSGSCVTSLTSDQMTGHTVVAGFGDGAVRVFDTRIRPQDSMIKKWKDETDRQWIKSVHLQRGGQRELLSASRNGKVKLWDIRMDRPLHVYQTTRDTLRTASTHEHLPVFAVGTSAHAVKVFNFDGQELSRVEPYSSFLQQNRGAPIAATAFHPHKPILACAARGDYHVNLFTCEKSESQSLVA, from the exons ATGACTGCTGCCCCTGTGCAAGATCACCCCCATCCTcgcccctcgcccgccaACCATCTCCGACAGCCGAGCGCTTCGAAGCCCTCCCCATCCACCTCTCAACCTCGAAATTACGCAAGCATTTCGCGGAGGACAAACAGCACTGCGCTGCTTGGTGTTAATGGAAGCCCTTCAAACATGCCGCTGATGCAGGGCCCGGACGGATCCTCCGCATTTGCCGATGCGACAGCCCAGCCATCCCCGTTCGGCGGTCCTCCGCCTCTAGCCCTTCAACGATCAACGAGCCACGATGACGGCGCTTCCAGACGGCCATCGAGTGCGCCTGGAAACAAGCACAATATCTCTGCTGGGTTCTCCACCGGTGAACAATCAGACTCGGACGGACCGAAGCGGCCGTCCATGAAGCCGCTGCTCATGCGATCAAAGAGCGAGTATGGAGTCAACCGCTCCGAAGAAGTCGACCACTCCGAGGAGGATATTCCGCATTGGGGTGCCAGACACGGTTTCGATGAATATCACGAGTCGCCGGAAATCCTGGCCCAGATAGCGAAT AATTGGTACATGTACTGGACCGACAAGCGACACGAGACAACCGGCAAGCCAAAGGCGACATTTCATCAGCTGCAGGACTGGCGCATGCGTGACAGACTCAAGACTGTATCTGCTGCCCTGGCTGTCTGCCTTAATATCTCAGTCGAGCCTCCTGATCAGCTCAAGACGAACCCTGGTGCGAAACTCGAAGCGTGGACTGATCCCACCACCCCGCCCCCTCAGAAAGCCCTGGAAAACATTGGCAAAGCGCTGCAGGCGCAATACGAGACGCTTGCTATTCGGACAAGATACAAACAATACTTGGATCCGTCGGTGGAGGAAACAAAGAAGTTCTGCCAGTCTTTGCGTAGGAATGCCAAGGACGAGCGAGTCCTGCTTCACTACAATGGTCACGGGGTGCCAAAGCCTACCGCCAGTGGTGAGATCTGGGTTTTCAACAAGAACTATACCCAGTACATTCCAGTCTCGCTATATGATCTTCAGCAGTGGCTACACGCCCCTACGATCTATGTTTGGGATTGCTCCGAGGCCGGCAACATCCTTAATAACTATCACAGATTTGTAGAGAAGCACGAAcaagaagaggacgaggccgctgcAAGAGATCCGAACTACGAAAAGACGGTGTTTCAACCTTATATCCACCTGGCCGCCTGCGGTGTCAAGGAAAATCTTCCGACCaatcccctcctcccggcgGACCTATTTACTGCATGTCTCACCACTCCCATCGAGATGGCTCTTTGGTTCTTCGTTCTTCAGAATCCTCTCAAGACCAATCTCACACCAGAGCGCGCCAAGAAACTTCCCGGCAGGTTGCAGGAGAGGAGAACACCCCTTGGTGAACTGAATTGGATCTTCACGGCCATCACGGATACGATTGCTTGGACAACACTGCCCCGACACTTGTTCCGGAAGTTCTTCAGACAAGACCTTATGGTGGCCGCCTTGTTCCGCAACTTCCTTTTGGCTCAGAGAATCATGTCTGTCTATGGTTGCCACCCGCAATCCTTCCCGGAGCTGCCCCAGACCCGACAGCACCCGCTATGGGCAAGCTGGGACTTAGCCGTGGACATGGCACTCGCCCAGCTTCCCATGCTGGAGCGGAAGGAGAACGAAGGCATCGACTACGAGTACCAAAACTCTACTTTTTTCACCGAGCAACTGACGGCATTCGACGTCTACCTCACTCGCGGAGACGCCATGTCTCAGAGACCGCCGGAGCAGCTGCCAGTGGTGCTTCAAGTTCTGCTGAGCCAACAACACAGAGTCAGAGCACTGATCCTGCTTGGAAGATTCCTCGATTTGGGTCCTTGGGCCGTTCAGCTTGCTCTGAGCATAGGCATTTTCCCTTACGTCCTCAAGCTGTTGCAGTCTGCTGCAGCGGAACTGAAACCCGTCATGATCTTCATATGGACTAGGATCCTGGCGGTCGACATCTCGTGCCAGCAGGACCTGATCAAGGACAGCGGATACAACTATTTCGCCCAGATACTGAAACTATCTGAAAGCTTACCGGTTGTTAACGAAGCCGAGCATAAAGCGATGTGTGCGTTTATCCTGTCTATGCTCTGCAAGGACTACAAGCCGGGTCAGCATGTCTGCAACCAAACAGACATCATGACTAATTGCTTGTTGCACCTACAAAACCACGAGAACCCACTGCTCCGACAGTGGTCTTGTCTCTGCATTAGTCAGCTCTGGCAAGAATTGCCAGAGGCTAAATGGCGCGGTATTCGAGAGAACGCACCTGCGAAGTTGTCGTTCATGACCAAAGATCCCGTCCCTGAAGTCCGAGCTGCCATGATTTATGCCATGACCACATTTTTAGGCATCATCGATCTCACAGATGAGGTTGCTCGGATCGAAGAGTCCATTGCGTGGACACTACTGGACATGGCCAACGACGGTAGCCCAATGGTTCGTCGCGAGTTCCTTGTCTTCCTTTCAAGATTCATCCTCCGCTTCGAGAGCAAGTTTATTGTCGCTGCCTACGAACAGCTTCAAGAAGAAAGGGAATATCTCCTGTTTCCACCTGGACAGGACGGCATGGACCACAAGATGGGGTTGCACTACGCAAGGAGAGAGAACAGAAATGCGGATGGGACTATCAAGCCTACGGTTCATGGCTTTGCACACAAcaccgtcttctccgcctGCTGGAAGCATGCATTGATGCTAAACGTTGATCCTCACCCCGAGGTTCAGCGTGATGCGACGATGATTGTGGACTACGTTCATCAGGCTGTGATGGCTTCGCCTGTGGGTGAGCATGCGCAGTTACTTATCGACGACATACGGAGGAGGGCAAAGCGGGCTTCAACAAAAAGCCACCTAAACCTGAGTCAACGGAGCAACGCCATTGGTGTTTCCAACTCTTTGGCAACTCCACCACTGCCTTCTCCTGGCTTGTTGCGTCGCACAGCAAGCTTGCTCTTCCAATTGCCCCTATTCGGCAACGATGCCAGAGCCGATGCTAATGAGAAACCCAACTACGCCTCGCCGGCACCATCGCCTGGCTTGCACAGGGTTGGATCTCAGAAGATCAAGGCTCCGGAACTAGCTGAGGCACCGCCAGAACAAAGTGACCCAACAGCCATCCATGCCAACTACCATGTTGCCAGAGAACCTGTATCCGCTGGGTTTGAAGATCGCAAACCAGGCGAagccccctctctcccccttcagAGCACTTTCCTGGAATGGTCCATCGAGTATTTCTGCGAGCCCCAGATGAAGCCGAGCGAGTCGGACGAGCCAGGCAGCACCGAGTACAACGAACGACTCTGGAGAAGGTCCCGAAATGACTACATCCTGACAGAAACGCAGCCACTCAAACAGTACGCTGGCAGTCACAAATGGAACAACCAACTgggcatcatcaacaacggGTCACAGCCTGCCAAGCTGACGTTCCATCAGTTTGAAGACCAGCTTGCCGTTGCAGACGACGGCAACACGGTTTGTGTCTGGGACTGTAAGAAGCATGCTCGACTGAGCAAGTTCTCCAACGGTAACCCGGAGGGATCGAGGATCAGTGATATGAAGTTCAtcaacgaggacgaccaGGCGTTCCTAATGACGGGTTCGTCGGACGGAGTTATTCGCATCTACCAGAACTATGATTCCGATAAGTCCATTAGCCTGGCCTCTTCTTGGCGGGCCCTTACGCACATGGTACCTAGCAACGTCAACTCCGGTATGGTATTTGACTGGCAGCAGTCGCTAGGTCGTGTGCTCGTGGCTGGTGATGTGCGTGTTATCCGGGTGTGGTCTGCGGGTTCCGAAACTTGTATCATCGACATCCCCGCCCGGTCTGGCTCCTGCGTTACCTCCTTGACCTCTGACCAGATGACGGGCCATACGGTTGTGGCAGggttcggcgacggcgccgttcGCGTTTTCGACACCCGTATCAGACCACAGGATTCCATGATCAAGAAGTGGAAGGACGAGACGGACAGACAATGGATCAAGAGCGTCCATCTTCAGCGCGGCGGCCAACGAGAACTCCTTAGCGCTAGCAGGAATGGCAAGGTGAAGCTGTGGGATATCCGGATGGATCGACCTCTGCACGTATATCAGACAACCCGAGACACGCTCCGAACAGCCAGCACCCATGAGCACCTGCCGGTATTTGCTGT TGGCACATCCGCACATGCTGTCAAGGTCTTCAATTTTGATGGCCAAGAGCTGTCCCGCGTCGAGCCATACTCAAGCTTCCTGCAGCAGAACAGGGGAGCTCCTATCGCAGCTACTGCATTCCATCCACACAAGCCCATTTTGGCCTGCGCTGCTCGAGGAGACTACCACGTCAACTTGTTCACCTGCGAAAAGTCCGAGTCACAATCCTTGGTTGCTTAG
- a CDS encoding Putative dienelactone hydrolase, alpha/Beta hydrolase, which produces MSSHAAKAARSGSQALSRLSPTPAVASRAMPTATATATATPTTSAAPRTFVTSCSSSRHSSPFAQQKHKSFSTQPANMSTMPAQHGHSVGCCNIPPVVSKGYEVKGTYEEIGGKKTYVTGPSDAKKAIVVVYDIFGYFPQTLQGADILATSGSEKYRVFIPDWFVGEPCPIEWFPPNTEEKQKNLGGFFQKFPPPKIASLVPDYVKAVQSKYSSLESFGVLGYCWGGKVVSLVTSGESNPFKVGAEIHPAMVEPEDAKGIKIPLILLASKDEPEEDVKKFEGNLSVAKHVETFKDQIHGWMAARSDLEDPRVKEEYTRGYKTVLEFFAKNF; this is translated from the exons ATGTCCTCCCACGCTGCCAAAGCCGCCCGCTCTGGTTCTCAGGCTCTGTCAAGACTGTCCCCCACCCCTGCAGTAGCATCTCGAGCAAtgccaacagcaacagcaacagcaacagcaacacccACAACCTCTGCCGCACCCAGGACCTTTGTAACCAGCTGTAGCTCCTCTAGACATTCGTCACCATTCGCACAACAGAAACACAAGTCATTTTCGACACAACCCGCCAACATGTCGACCATGCCCGCCCAGCACGGCCACTCCGTGGGCTGCTGCAACATCCCGCCTGTCGTGTCCAAGGGATACGAGGTCAAGGGCACGTACGAGGAGATCGGAGGCAAGAAGACTT ATGTCACCGGTCCCTCCGAcgcgaagaaggccatcgTAGTTGTCTACGACATTTTCGGATACTTCCCCCAGACTCTCCAGGGAGCAGACATCCTGGCCACCAGCGGCTCCGAGAAGTACCGCGTCTTCATCCCTGACTGGTTCGTCGGCGAGCCCTGCCCCATTGAGTGGTTTCCTCCCAAcacggaggagaagcagaagaacctgggcggcttcttccagaAATTCCCGCCCCCCAAGATCGCCAGCCTGGTTCCCGACTACGTCAAGGCCGTGCAGTCCAAGTACTCTTCTCTCGAGTCATTCGGTGTCCTTGGT TACTGCTGGGGAGGCAAGGTCGTCTCTCTTGTCACCTCCGGCGAGAGCAACCCTTTCaaggtcggcgccgagatTCACCCCGCCATGGTCGAGCCTGAGGACGCCAAGGGTATCAAGATCCCTCTCATCCTTCTTGCGTCCAAAgacgagcccgaggaggacgtcaagaagTTCGAGGGCAACCTGAGCGTCGCCAAGCATGTCGAGACGTTCAAGGACCAGATACACGGATGGATGGCTGCCCGCTCCGACTTGGAGGACCCCAGGGTTAAGGAGGAGTACACCCGTGGCTACAAGACCGTTCTCGAGTTCTTCGCGAAGAATTTCTGA
- a CDS encoding Putative NUDIX hydrolase domain-containing protein gives MAPSALPEELQMCASTISEMARGRKFFPSHKFIISCGTVTVDIRARRVLLIFNKRHRIYQLPKGRKDIGEDLLAAALRETREETGVVARAVTLRLRTRATPTGGPPGAPEVSEEVADTEPVAVCHYPDPASGAMKMVFYFVAEGSCDFAQGGWTGEDRVKFDVVWVDVAAAADKLAFKEDGMVVDKALEDLRVSGYDV, from the coding sequence ATGGCACCCTCTGCGTTACCGGAAGAGCTCCAAATGTGCGCATCCACCATCTCCGAAATGGCCCGGGGCCGAAAATTCTTCCCCTCCCACAAGTTCATCATCAGCTGCGGCACCGTCACGGTCGACATTCGCGCACGGCGCGTATTGCTGATCTTCAACAAGCGGCACCGCATCTATCAGCTCCCCAAGGGCCGCAAGGACATCGGCGAGGACCTTCTCGCGGCAGCTCTGCGCGAGACGCGAGAAGAGACGGGCGTGGTGGCAAGGGCGGTCACCTTGCGGCTCAGAACGAGGGCCACGCCCACGGGCGGGCCGCCAGGGGCGCCGGAGGTGTCGGAGGAGGTTGCCGACACGGAGCCCGTGGCTGTGTGTCACTACCCAGACCCGGCTTCCGGCGCTATGAAGATGGTGTTCTACTTCGTGGCGGAGGGGAGCTGTGATTTTGCACAGGGGGGTTGGACCGGAGAGGACCGGGTCAAGTTCGATGTTGTCTGGGTcgacgtcgcggcggcggcggataAGTTGGCGTTCAAGGAAGATGGCATGGTTGTCGATAAGGCGTTGGAGGATCTCAGGGTGTCTGGATATGATGTTTGA